Sequence from the Ereboglobus luteus genome:
GTGTCGAGTGTGAGACCGAGGAAGACCCCAAAGAATCCGGATTCAACGATGATATTGTTGCCTTGAAACGAGGGTGCGACACCGCCGATGCGGATGTTGGATCCGGCCTTGAATGTGATTGTGTCGGCATTGATGACGGTGAAGTAGTCGAGGTAGTTGATATAGCTGTCGGATCCGTCGGTAATAAACTTGAGCGAGACGTCGCGGCCCTTGGCGTCAACGGCGAGACCGCCGGCGAAAAGGAAAAAGTCACCCAGCGACTGTCCGTTCACCTCCCATCCGCCGAGAATGGATACGGGGTATTCGTAGCCGCCGCCGGCGATGCCGATACTTACATGGTTAAAGACAGTTTTTCCAACGAGGCTTGTGTTCGTCGGGTGCGAGGTGTCAAAGGTTAGCGAGCCTTCGGCGGGCGTGGGGAAGCCATGGGGGCTAAATCTTCCGCGCGAATTCGTATCATGGTTTCCGACGATGATGTCGCCTCCGTGGGTTTTGAGGGTGACGTATTGGCCTTCGATGGTAACGCTGTCAGCTTGTGCAATGAGAATATTTCCAGCGGTGGCGGTGAGGGCGATGTTGGCGGCAGATAGATCACCGTTGATATCTATCCCCTGTCCGGCGGTGAGAGAAATGTTTCCTGCACTGATGTTGTTGCCCCCCGTTATGTTGATGTTGTTGCGCGCGATTAGCGTGAGGGTGCTGCTGGTGCCGATGCCTTCGATGCCGGCGTTGATGTTGATGTTGTTGCCGGCGTCGAGTTTCAGTTCCGTGTCGGCAGTCCATCCTGTGGCCAATGATATGTAGTCGTTGACGGTGATGTCGCCGTTGGTGGTCTTGACGGTGACGTTGGCGGAGTTGAGCTGGGCGATGAGGTCGAGCACGTTGAGGTTCCAGTCGCCGTCGCCGGGTGGTTCGAAGGTGCCAAATGTGTCGGTGATACCGGGGGATGTTGCCGCGTTCGATATGGTGATGTTGTCGGGATCTAGGAGGAGGCTGCCGGTGAGGCCGTTGGCGGAGCGCAGGTCGGCGAGTCCGGTGTAGAGGAGGTTTTGCTTGCCGGAGACCTCGGCGAAGCCGCCGTGCGTGAAACCGGTCGCGGAGATATTGCCGTGGAAGCGCGTGGTTTCGTCGGCCCAAACAATCACCTTTCCGCCGGAGCCGCTGGTCGTGGCGTCGGCGCGGATGGCCGCACCCTCGGCGACGTAGGTGGCGGTGGCGTTGCGGATGTCGGTATTCGCGCCTTGGAAGTCGCCGCCAATGAGGACTTCGCCACCGCCGTGCGCGCCGCTCGCGTCGATGACGGAGTTTTCGTCGAGGCCCACATATTGACCGGTGATTTCGACTCGGCCGCCTTCGGTGTCGGCGCTGCTGGCGTCGATTGTGCCGCGGTTCCAGACTTCGCCGGAGCCCTGGCCGGCGAGTTCGACGTTGCGCGCCTTGATGACACCTGAGTTTTGCACGGCGAGCGCGTAGAGATCGCCGGCGGCGAGCAGGGCGCGGCCGCCATCGGCATTGATGTTGCCGGCGTTTTCAACACCGGCGGTGGCGGAAGCGGCGTCGGGCGTGGTCTTGGTGGCGTTGACAAAGACGTGCTCGCCACGGCGGCCGATCAGCACGTCGTCGCCGGCGGCGAGCATCACCAGGCCGGCGGGGGAATTGAGGTTGCCGGTGTTGCGCACGTTCTGGCCGATGAGGTGGATCGCGCTGGCATTGATTGTGCCCTCGTTGTGCACCTGGCCGGAGAGCCGTTCGAAGTTGTCGCGGCCCGCGAGGAAGTTGGAGTTGGAGAGGTTGCCCGCTGCGGCGTAGAACTGGCCGACGTCGATGGTGGCGTGCTGGCCGAAATAGATGCCGGCGGGATTCACGAAATAGACGATGCCGTTGGCCTGCAAATTGCCGAGGATCGACGAGGGATCGCCGCCGGTGATGCGGTTCAAAACGCGCGAGGTGTCCGTGGGCTGGACGAACTGCACGGTTTCGTTTCGATCGATGTTAAACTTGGGATACTCGATGATGGCGTTGTTGCCGGCGGTGATTGTCGTCTTGCTGCCGTTGTAATCGAAGGAGGCCTCGCCCGAGACCACCGTGCCCACGGGCGCGTCGGCGCGCGCGGATGTGCACGGGAGCGCGATGATCGCGGCGGAGAGGACCGTTCGGATAATGGCTGACACGAAACTGACTCGCGAAATTGTTCTCATCATGGTGAAAGACGTTTTTCGAATTACCAGAGCATCGAAATGGTGAAGTGCACCTGCGAGGAATTCCTGGAGACATCGCGCGCGCTGGTGTGGACGGATTTTTGGGCGAAGCCCCAGTCGATGCGGGCGTTAAAAACTCCCTTGAATTGCGCCTCGAAACCGAAGCCGACGCTGGCGAGCGTATGGGAGTCCTCGATGACGTAGGCCTTGCTTGTGGGGATAACGTGGGAGCGGCCGACGTCGCCGAAGAGGCGCACGATGAAATCCCAGTCGGGCAGGGCGTGAAGGTTGGGGGCGCGCCAGTTCATGGGGATTCCGAAATAGGTGGGCGGGGTGTGGTCGCCGCGGTCGCGGGGCAGGGCGGCGTAGGGGCGGAAGAGGCGGGGGACGTGGAGGCGGTATTCGAGCGACGCGGCGTAGACATTGTCGCCGGAGGTGGTGGACTCGGGGTATCCACGAACTGAATACATGCCGCCGAGGGTCATCATTTTTTGCGGTATCAGGCGGTCGTCGGTGATGGAATACTGGCCGCGGCTGCTGAAGGAGATTTCGTGGGCGCGGGCGGATTTGCGCCAGTTGTCGCCGGAATAGAATTTTTCGCCGAAGAGGAGCGGCTCTATGAACATGGTGTGGCCGAAGTCGTAGCTGAGGATCTGGTAGTCGCGGGTGGTTTCGTAGCGGCCGAGGGCGATGAGCTCGGGCTCGGTGAGGCTGGTGTCGCCGTCGAAATTGGTTTCGTATTTGAGGCGGAAATACGTGCGCATGGCGTCGGTGTTGCGCTCGAAGTGGAGACTGAGCGAGGCGGCGATGAAGTCGGTGGTGGATTTGCCCCGCAGGGGGAGGACGTCCTTTTGGTTGCTGTCGTAAGTGTGGTATTTTTGCCAGGTGACGCCGGGGATGATGTCGAACGAGATGCCGCCGGGAATGCGGAACGGGCTCCATGGGACTTCCGCGCCGGTTGCGATGGAGTAGCCGGTGAATTTGTCGAGGGCGATGCCGAGATCGCGTGCGGTGAACTCGGAGTAGGCTCCGTAAACTCTTGCGCGGAGTGTGTTGGGGTAGAGGAGGGGGCGGTTGTAGCTGGCGGAGGCGGAGAAGCCGCTTTCGACGTCGGTGGTGGAGGAGAGGTCGAGCAGGAGCGTGTCGTCGTGATTGGTGAGCTGGTAGTAGGAGAAGCCGAGGTGGGCGCGGAGGTCGTCGGTCTCGTCGGTGCCGGAGTCGGAGAGTTGGGCGTAGGCGAACCAGGGGCGCGTTTCGGAGACGAGGTAGTCGAGCGTGACTTCGCCGGGGCTGGCTCCGGCGGAGATAGCGGCGTCAACGCGGCGGGCGGGGTGGCGGTTCAGGTCGAGGAGGTAGTTGTCGAGACGTTTTTTCCAGAGCGCGGAATTGGGTTTTGTTGTGTTCGGGTCGGGCTGGAGGGGGAGTATTTCGAGATGAGTTTGTGCGCGGGATTGTCGATTGCGCTGGCGGCGGGGATGCGCGAGCCCTTGGCGATGGTGCGCATTTCGCTCACGCGGCTGACCCAGATCGTGAGGCGCAGGTCCTTGCGCCCGGCGGGGCGGTAGTCCTCGCGGGTTTGAGGGTCTATGTCGTCGCGATTAACCACGACAAACACGCCGTAGATGCCGCGGGTGTTGTAGTATTCGGCGATTGATTGGAAAACTTTCAAGAGCGCGGCCTCGGAAAACTTGCCGTCGGGGAAGGTTTGGCCGACGGCGCAGGGCGCGGTGGCGACGGGGCCGGTTGCCGGATAATAAACGCCGTCGCGCAACTCGATGTTAACCTTGATGGAACGGAGCGCGTCGAGCGGGATGATGTTTTCCGTTTCCGAGCCGTAGCCCAGCGTGAATGACTCGGCACTGAAGATTTCACCCGCGGCGGGGGCGTCGGCTTGCGCGGGCAGGTTTGGGGTGAATACAAGCGCGCAGATGGCGAGAATGCATGCGGTGGTAACGCGTGGCGAGCCGAATGGTTTCGGGTTCATATTTCAGAGGCTTTAGGTGTCTTCAGGGGGGTATTCACATACATGCGGTTTCACTCAAAAACGCAAGCGGCGTTTAAAAGACAAAACGGGTGTTTGCAAATACGATGGAGAGAATGGATGGCGGGTGGCTGTTGATTGCCTGCGAACTGGATAATCAAGTTGCGGGGACGCGCAATGAGTCAACGGGCAGGTGATTACAATTCACGATTTTTTTTGTAATCGCATGGATGCTTAATGCAATTTTATGGAAAAACGCGTGTGTGCGGAGTGTGTGCGAAACATGCCGGAGACTTTTGCGGGGCTCCGGCTTGGCAACGGATGACACGGCCGGTTTTGCGGGTCATTTTTTCTTTTCGATCTTGGCGATTTCAGCCCGGATTTGATCCATGAACTGCTTGTCCCTGGCGGCTTCGATGGCGATCATGTCAACGATTTGGTTCGCCGAGGTTTCATTGCCGTTCAGATTATTGATTGCCGCTCCCATCGCCTTGTCGAGGGGCACGCCGACCGGGCCGCTGGCCATGATTTTTTTGAACAGATCGTGTGTCAGGCGACTGGTAATGTCTTTCGGCAGCTTGCCGTATAGTTTTGCCGCGAGGTTCGAGTCGATCGCCTTGTTGAGGCCGAAAAGCGGGATTTTTGTCAGCATGTTCTTCGCGATTGTCGATCCGAGCTGGTCCAGGCCTATGTCGCCGGTCAGCACCTTGGACGTGTCTTGCACTGCGGTCTTGAGCAGGCTGGCGCCGCCCTTGGCCAGCCATTTGGCGATGTATTTCTCGCACACACCGCCCAGCTTGCTTGGCAAATGCTTCGCAAGCGCGCCCATTGCATTTTTGGCGACATTGTTGGTGAGGTTTTGGACAAGGCCCTTGTCGGCGAAAAACTTGCTGGTTCCGGCTGCGACGAAGGTGTCCACCGCCACATTTTTGAATGCGTCGTCGAAGCCGCTACTCGTTCCGGCGACACCCTTGCCGATCTCTGTCGCCGTGCGTTTCACTGCCGCGATGCCGGCATCGATGACCACCGAGCCCCGCCCCCCGCTTTTGGCGTTGGCGATGAGCCTGACGGTCTCGAAGCTCACATCGCGGGTGATTTCGAGGACGGTGACAGCGCCGCCGCTTCTGCCAATGGATTTTTCCCGGTGATTGTAAAGCACCTCGCCGGCGCGGTTGATCTCGTCGGCAGCGGCCTTGAATTTGGCCTCGACGATGTTGAGATTGCCCGCATCGACCGCGCGCTTGGCCTCCGCCGCGGCGGCCTCGGCTTTCCTGACAAATCCATCGTTGGGCGGAGTCGGCACGACAGCGCGGACAAACCAAGGCGCGTCATTGTAGATTTCGACCGCGCACTTCCATCCATACCTGATGCTGCCGGCGTTGTTGACCAGATGGGTTGCCGTGGCCTTGAGTGATTTGATCGCGTTGGCCCTGATTTCCTCATAATCCTTTTTCGTGACCACCTTGCCGTCCGCGAGCACCATTAGTTCCACCTGCGGCTCGCTTTTTTTCGTTTCCGCGTCCTTCTCCGCCCGATCCTTGAGCGCCTTCATCGTCGTCTCCTTGAGTTGCTGCCATTTTTTCATGGCGGCGGTGAACTTGCCGCTGCCGAGCTTGCCGGCCGTCTTGAGGTCAACGACGCCGTCGGGGCGGAGTTTGTTTTGCTTTTGGAACCCCTTGACGGCGATCTCGGTCGCCGAGCCAAAGACTCCGTCGGCGCGGATCGGGTGCTTTTGGGGGAATTCCTTGTTAAGCGTGTTTTGGAGGATTTTGACGAGGTCTCCCTTGTCTCCTTTTTTTAGCATGGGCTCGGACATGGTGTTTGTTGGGTTTGAGGGTTGATGTTGGTTGGCAAACCGGGCGCCGCAAACGGCACCCCGGCGTTGATTACCATATTATTTTTTCGAGTTCGTTGATGGTTCTCCCCACTTGATCCAACATGAACCTCAATTGTTTTTCCTCGTTGAGAGCCTTCGCTTTAATGAAGTTGTGCTTTTCCACGCCGCCGGCGAGCAATTGCTCTTTGATCGCGACAACGGTTGTCTTGAGATGAAAGCTTTCGAGGGCCGGTCGCATTTTTTTATGCAAGTAGTCCGCCGCATCAGGGTGGGCGGCTTTGAATTTGGATGCGGTTGAAATGCCGCTGAAATTTTTGGCGGCCATTATGGCCTCTGTAAATCTGCTATTAGCAAAGGCTTCGCGCAGTCCTTTATATTCCTTTCTCAAATCCATGGCTGCATCCACAGCGTGCGCGATGTCCTTGTATTCGGGTTTTCGCTCGCAGAATTCCTTTATTCGGGCCCACGGTATTTTTTTATACGCCTTGTGGAGGGTATCGAGATTTTTCGTGAGGATTGCGGCGTCCTTGTATTTTTCCGGGGCGTCTCCGGCGTTTTTCACCCACTCGTCCACGGTGATGACATTTGGAAATACGGGTATTGTGAATGATGGCATGGTGTTTGTGTGTGTGTTATTTCGGTTGTCGTGAATTGCGCCGGGGAAAAGCGTCCCTGTCGCAAAGGCGGAAAAACATTTCCGCTTACCCATGCATTGGGATTTTTTTGGAAAAATGTTCGGAAAATTTTCGGGAAATCTTGCGAATTTTAAACGGGAGCATGAGCCGTTTTTTTATTTATTGGTATTTAAAGAGTTGTGCGGCCTGTCGAGTGCGCGAGGATTTTTTTCGAAACCTTTTGCGCATAAATCCCAATGCACTGATGCCCGGGGATATTTTTTCGGCAACATTCCTCCATGTCGTGACTCAAGCAAACCAAACCAACCGCAGATAAACGCAGATAAACACGGATATCCAAACCATCGAACCACAAAATACATTGTTTTCTTTATATGCGTTTATCTGTGTCCATCCGCGAATAAAAAAATCGGTATTTTCGATTAATACAAACACATAAACAAACCCAACAACACCAACCAACTAACACCAATAAACACCATGAGTAAAAAAGCATACGCGGAATTCAAGAAGATGTATGATCTGGCCTGGAAATATAATAAAGAATCGCACCGCCTCGCGGAGGCGGTTACAAAAGACTACGAGGCGATGATCGTCGCGTATATCGCCTTTTATAATACGATCAGTGACGTTCCCCATGAGATACAAAAGGCGTCCGATGCGATCAAGGCAAAGGATCCCGAGGGATGGAAGACGGGCGCGAAGGTGTTGACCGAATTGCAAAACAATTCGAATTTCCGGGATGTCGCCCTGATCACGACGACAGGCGGCATGCTTACGACACTAAAGGATGCTGAAGCCGCGGTCATGAAACAATACACTTATGTTTTTGAGATAAAAAAATGGTATGATAAAAAGGCAAGCGGGAAGGATGCCGTGAAGGCGACGGATTTGGATGTCTTCAAGGCAGCCCAAACCCATATTAAAAATTGCCAGAATATAATAGATAGCATCCTCAAAATAAAAAGCGACGACAGGGACGTCACGGCATTTGTAAAGGCCACCGGAACACTGTGGAGTAACATAAAAAAAGGCTCCGCCCAGGAAAAGGCCGCGAATGACCTCGTCGCATTGATCAAGAGGGAGATTGGCCGCGCAAAGAAAAAGAAAAAAAACGAGCTTCCCATGGGGTATCTTGACACGCTGGCAGCATTGCTGCCGGATTGCATGAAAATACCGAAACTTATCTCCGATGTGTATAAGGCGGATGCCGGCCTGAAGGCGGACGCAAAGGGCGCGCAGGGCGCTTATGATCAAATGGGCGCGGCAGTTGCGACCGGCATGAAAAAAATGTCCACATTGCTTGGGGTTGTGAGGAAGCCCCGCTGGAATATACAGGGACTGGCAAGGGAATTTGACGACCTCAAAAAGACGTCGGCAGCGGAAATGCTAAAGCACATGAAGGCGCTGGAGCGCGACTGGGTGACTGACAAGAAAAATTTCGAAACCTTGAGGAGTCGTTTTGCGTCGGCGGGCTCCTTCAATATAGCATTGGAGGCCAAGTTTCATGATCACCCCAAGCGTTCGCCCCTGAAAAACGCGATCTTTGAATACAACGAAAACTTTGTGATGGGCTCCCCCAGTGTGAACAATTGGACGGGAACCGAAATGCGCGCGCATGAAAAGTAATGCCGGACAGGGGGCGGCCGCGCCGCGTGCGGCGTGTGCCGCCCCTCAAATTTGTCGAAACAAACAACCCTCAATATAAACGCAAACCACCAATATAATAAAAATCATGTCACTCGATAAAAAAACAATCAAAGATCTGGAGTCTTGCCTTTTATCCCACGGCAGGCACATGCACAAGAGCATGCACGCGGCTGCAACGAAAGCATACAGGGAGGGGGAATTCACCCAGGAAGACTACCAGCAATTCGTCAAGGAATACGTTCCTTATGCCAAAAAATTACCCGACGCGGTGCGAAAATACTGCAAGGATTCAACGGATCCCAAAACAGTGCTCATGATCTGCGATGGTTACATAAAAGTGTTGAACGCCGAGAAAAAGCGCACCGAGAAATTTGAGCACTACGGGTGGTCGAAGCATCTGAAGGCATATTGCAACGGACTGGATCTCATGGCTGACGAATGCGAGAAAATAAAAAAAATCGTTCTCGACGCTGAAAAGAAAAAAAAGACCGGCCCCAAGGGGGGGCCAATGCTGATAGACGACAAAAAACTCAAGGCACTTGCGGAAAAGGTCGATAAGGAGTTGGCGCAAGAAATAGAGAGTTGTATCAAGACGGCAATAAAATCAAAGATTGATAAAGCGGACTCAGTATTGCCGAATGGTTATGACTCCATAAAAAATTATATTCTTCATATTAAGAAAAAACATATATCCCGTTATGAGGGCAAGCGCAAGGTGGGTGATCTTATTGGGCTGCCCGAGGGGCTTCTGAAATTCGCGGCGGAATTGGGCAAGTGGCGAAGTGGAACCCTCGTAAAATCAAAAGATCATTCCAGCAAGGCCAAGGATCTGTCGCATGATATAGCCTACGTGGAAAAACTGGCCGTGGCGCTGGCCAAGGATATTGAACAACAAATTGGCGCGCTCACCGTTCCGCTTCCCGATTAAAATTTGGCCGCAGGCGCGTTTCAGAGTTTTTGAATCGCGTGAAGCGAGCATTGAACAGGGGATGGCCGCGCCCGACCAGCCATGCGGGCGCGGTCTATTTTTGTGGGGGCGCACCTTGTGTGCGCCCGGGAACGCGGGCATCATGCCCGCAGGTTTGGAGGTTTGTGCGGCGCGTCGCGCCGTCTTGCGGGCGGGACGCCCGCGCTCCCAGACTCAGCCGAAGAGTTTTTTGAGAAGGCCGGGAGGGCGGGTGGCCTTGGTGAGTCCGTCGCGGGTGCCGATGATGGCGAGCGCTGTGTCGCGGGTGGGCGGCTTGAGGTGGAAAAGGCTGCGCGCGGGCAGGGAGGATTCGTCGGCGTTGAGCAGCAGTTCGTTTGTGACTTGCTCGATGTGCGACGGCACGGAATAGGGCGTGTCCGTGACCGTGGGGAGCGCCGCGGAATCGACGAGGAGGCAGCGAAAATGCTGGCTGGCGGGTTCGCCGACGATCAGGTCGAGCCAGGCGGCGGTTTCGGGGGCGATGAGTAGCAGGGGGATTTGTGTGTCGAGTTGGGTGAGCCAGTAGGTTGCCCACCAGAGGAGGTTTTGCACGGCGCGGGGCGAGGCGGAGGGGAGCCGGAGGTGACGGCAGGATGGATGTTCGGGGCGCGCGCCGGGGCCGTATTGGTGAAGCTGGCTTTCAATGACGTGATAAATGCGAGCCCAGCCGGTCGGATCAATGGCGGGGCGAA
This genomic interval carries:
- a CDS encoding ShlB/FhaC/HecB family hemolysin secretion/activation protein, with protein sequence MRTYFRLKYETNFDGDTSLTEPELIALGRYETTRDYQILSYDFGHTMFIEPLLFGEKFYSGDNWRKSARAHEISFSSRGQYSITDDRLIPQKMMTLGGMYSVRGYPESTTSGDNVYAASLEYRLHVPRLFRPYAALPRDRGDHTPPTYFGIPMNWRAPNLHALPDWDFIVRLFGDVGRSHVIPTSKAYVIEDSHTLASVGFGFEAQFKGVFNARIDWGFAQKSVHTSARDVSRNSSQVHFTISMLW
- a CDS encoding peptidoglycan-binding domain-containing protein, coding for MSEPMLKKGDKGDLVKILQNTLNKEFPQKHPIRADGVFGSATEIAVKGFQKQNKLRPDGVVDLKTAGKLGSGKFTAAMKKWQQLKETTMKALKDRAEKDAETKKSEPQVELMVLADGKVVTKKDYEEIRANAIKSLKATATHLVNNAGSIRYGWKCAVEIYNDAPWFVRAVVPTPPNDGFVRKAEAAAAEAKRAVDAGNLNIVEAKFKAAADEINRAGEVLYNHREKSIGRSGGAVTVLEITRDVSFETVRLIANAKSGGRGSVVIDAGIAAVKRTATEIGKGVAGTSSGFDDAFKNVAVDTFVAAGTSKFFADKGLVQNLTNNVAKNAMGALAKHLPSKLGGVCEKYIAKWLAKGGASLLKTAVQDTSKVLTGDIGLDQLGSTIAKNMLTKIPLFGLNKAIDSNLAAKLYGKLPKDITSRLTHDLFKKIMASGPVGVPLDKAMGAAINNLNGNETSANQIVDMIAIEAARDKQFMDQIRAEIAKIEKKK